Proteins from one Verrucomicrobiia bacterium genomic window:
- a CDS encoding type 1 glutamine amidotransferase, which translates to MSRLKKILLVNNVIWNETYPAQHPLKNVTAWYKKMLSPLKKFHLQTLSPEDQEIARHFECADAIILTGSPRNAWNNDYPTLRLLQLLERYTQKEKAILGICYGHQLLARACGGLVHYNPQGWEIGFLPVTLTPQGKASPLFQSMPETFLAIESHHDIVADLPPEAIWLAKSEQTRHQAFQIGKAAFGVQFHPEMNRTILNFIWKARFDHWQAKIPFNIRDRIQKTPKTLPHPEMISNFIHYFT; encoded by the coding sequence ATGAGTCGCCTCAAAAAAATTCTTCTCGTTAACAACGTGATATGGAATGAGACTTATCCTGCTCAACACCCACTCAAAAATGTAACAGCTTGGTATAAAAAAATGTTAAGCCCCTTAAAAAAATTTCATCTTCAGACCCTTTCACCAGAAGATCAAGAAATTGCACGTCATTTCGAATGCGCTGATGCCATTATTCTTACCGGATCACCGCGCAACGCTTGGAATAATGATTATCCCACGCTTCGCCTCTTGCAATTACTCGAACGCTATACCCAAAAAGAAAAAGCCATCCTCGGAATTTGCTACGGGCACCAACTCCTAGCCCGCGCTTGTGGTGGTCTCGTTCACTACAATCCACAAGGTTGGGAAATCGGATTTCTTCCCGTTACTCTGACTCCACAGGGCAAAGCCTCTCCCTTATTTCAATCTATGCCCGAAACTTTTCTGGCAATAGAAAGTCATCACGACATTGTTGCCGATCTTCCTCCTGAAGCTATCTGGCTAGCAAAAAGTGAACAAACGCGGCACCAAGCTTTTCAAATTGGCAAAGCCGCTTTTGGCGTTCAATTTCATCCTGAAATGAATCGCACGATTCTCAATTTTATTTGGAAAGCACGCTTCGACCACTGGCAAGCCAAAATTCCATTCAACATTCGCGATCGCATCCAAAAAACACCAAAAACTTTACCTCATCCTGAAATGATTTCTAATTTCATCCATTATTTCACTTAA
- a CDS encoding iron-containing alcohol dehydrogenase codes for MISTFSFPTSILYGPGARHELSKKLQALQLKRPLIVTDPGLLKTPAFQRLRDALSANFPIFSEVHPNPMENDVEQAFQAYQNNQCDSVIAFGGGSALDVGKVIRLRIKQPQQKLSQFSYETDYSSLAPFIAIPTTAGTGSEVGRSSVIILDQHKRVFFHPSLLASLVILDPEFTLELPPQLTAATGADALTHCIESFTSPVFHPLCDALALEGIHLICAQKALLRAYQNGNDLEARGLMQLAATMGAIAFQKDLGATHSLAHPLSSLCGLHHGTANALCLPWVMEWNAQRKPNLYHRVGIAMGLIEPNDAETIIAIRLLLEQLNLSGKLRDYQVKKSDIDTLAQHAYDDSCHQTNPVPVTQTDLKELYLQAF; via the coding sequence ATGATCTCTACTTTTTCCTTTCCCACTTCCATTCTTTACGGACCCGGGGCTCGCCATGAATTATCGAAAAAATTGCAAGCTCTTCAATTAAAACGCCCTCTCATTGTAACCGATCCTGGCCTCTTAAAAACGCCCGCATTTCAACGTTTACGCGATGCACTATCCGCTAATTTTCCCATCTTTTCCGAAGTGCATCCTAATCCCATGGAAAATGACGTGGAACAAGCCTTTCAAGCTTATCAAAATAATCAATGCGATTCAGTCATCGCTTTTGGTGGAGGCAGCGCACTCGATGTTGGAAAAGTCATTCGACTTCGTATTAAACAACCTCAACAAAAACTATCACAATTTTCCTACGAAACCGACTACTCCTCACTCGCACCCTTCATCGCAATTCCTACAACAGCCGGCACAGGAAGCGAAGTGGGGCGCAGCTCCGTCATTATTCTCGATCAACATAAACGTGTCTTTTTTCATCCCTCACTTCTAGCCAGCCTTGTCATTCTCGACCCTGAATTCACTTTGGAACTTCCTCCGCAACTTACAGCTGCCACGGGCGCCGATGCGCTCACCCATTGTATCGAATCTTTCACCTCACCTGTTTTTCATCCTCTCTGCGACGCCCTTGCTTTGGAAGGCATCCATCTCATCTGTGCTCAAAAAGCACTTTTACGAGCCTACCAAAATGGAAACGATTTGGAAGCGCGCGGTCTCATGCAACTCGCTGCCACGATGGGTGCTATCGCTTTTCAAAAGGATCTCGGCGCAACGCACTCACTTGCTCATCCTCTTTCCTCGCTCTGCGGTTTACATCACGGAACTGCTAACGCTCTTTGCTTACCCTGGGTCATGGAATGGAATGCTCAACGTAAACCTAATCTCTACCATCGCGTGGGCATCGCTATGGGCCTTATTGAACCCAACGATGCTGAAACCATTATCGCCATTCGCCTATTGCTCGAACAACTCAACCTTTCAGGAAAACTTCGCGATTACCAAGTCAAAAAATCTGATATCGACACGCTCGCTCAACATGCTTATGATGACAGTTGTCACCAAACTAATCCCGTCCCTGTCACCCAAACCGATCTTAAAGAACTTTATCTCCAAGCATTTTGA
- a CDS encoding aldehyde dehydrogenase family protein, which yields MKKFTTQLVINGKLCHASDRNTLTLINPATEKKLCEVASASLKDLETSVTGAQKAFEKSWRDMTPGKRTEILFRFTQLIVQHQEELAQLEMLNIGMPISNARGELQLTFRIAAYYTDAISKFCGQTIPVARGGFDYTLRSPLGVVAAIVPWNFPLSIAAWKIFPALAAGNCVVLKPASLSPLTAIKLGILALEAGLPDGVLQVLPGSGQRLGDALVQHPLIRKISFTGSTEIGTHIMKMAADDMKRVSLELGGKSPNIVFNDADLEKVAALCSISVFDNTGQDCCARSRVFVEQNIFDEFVKKFIQASNRLIIGDPSHPKTQIGPLISKQHRDHVQTYLDSVPDHCQKIVCGKTPLPKKGFYMRPVVILGCNTREKVWREEIFGPVVCIRPFRDENSMLREVNESHYGLSGSIWTNDLKRALRVAKRVESGVLSINSINSVHVAAPFGGFKRSGIGRDLGMTAMEGYTELKNIYITED from the coding sequence ATGAAAAAGTTTACCACCCAACTTGTCATCAATGGAAAACTATGCCATGCGTCAGATCGGAACACACTTACCCTGATTAATCCCGCAACCGAAAAAAAACTTTGTGAAGTAGCCTCTGCCTCTCTTAAAGATTTGGAAACGAGCGTTACAGGCGCTCAAAAAGCCTTTGAAAAAAGCTGGCGCGACATGACACCCGGTAAAAGAACTGAAATTCTTTTTCGATTTACTCAGCTCATTGTTCAACATCAAGAGGAGTTAGCTCAATTAGAAATGCTTAACATCGGAATGCCTATTTCCAATGCCAGAGGCGAGCTTCAATTAACCTTTCGTATCGCTGCCTATTACACCGATGCCATTTCAAAATTTTGCGGTCAAACCATCCCCGTAGCTCGTGGCGGATTCGATTACACGCTTCGTTCCCCTCTAGGTGTTGTCGCTGCCATTGTGCCGTGGAATTTTCCCTTATCAATTGCTGCCTGGAAAATTTTTCCCGCACTTGCTGCAGGCAACTGTGTTGTGCTCAAACCTGCTAGCCTCTCTCCACTCACCGCTATCAAACTCGGAATTTTAGCATTGGAAGCCGGCTTGCCAGATGGGGTTTTACAAGTTTTGCCAGGGAGCGGTCAGCGACTAGGCGATGCTTTAGTTCAACATCCTCTCATTCGCAAAATTTCTTTTACTGGTTCTACAGAAATTGGCACTCATATTATGAAAATGGCAGCTGATGATATGAAACGCGTTTCTTTAGAGCTCGGCGGCAAATCTCCTAACATCGTTTTTAATGATGCCGACTTAGAAAAAGTAGCAGCCCTTTGTTCTATTAGCGTCTTTGACAACACTGGCCAGGATTGTTGTGCGCGAAGTCGAGTTTTTGTTGAACAAAATATCTTTGACGAATTTGTTAAAAAATTTATCCAAGCTAGCAATCGCTTAATAATCGGCGACCCTAGCCACCCTAAAACTCAAATCGGCCCTCTCATTTCCAAACAACATCGCGATCATGTTCAAACTTACTTGGATTCTGTTCCAGATCACTGCCAAAAAATTGTTTGCGGCAAAACGCCTCTTCCTAAAAAAGGTTTCTATATGCGACCCGTCGTCATATTGGGTTGCAACACACGTGAAAAAGTATGGCGAGAAGAAATTTTTGGACCGGTTGTTTGCATTCGACCTTTTCGTGATGAAAATAGCATGTTGCGCGAAGTCAATGAATCGCACTACGGGTTAAGTGGTTCAATTTGGACAAACGATTTAAAACGTGCCTTGCGCGTTGCAAAACGTGTTGAAAGCGGAGTTCTGAGCATCAACTCCATTAATAGCGTGCATGTTGCTGCACCCTTTGGCGGCTTCAAACGCAGCGGAATCGGACGTGATCTGGGCATGACTGCAATGGAAGGTTATACCGAACTAAAAAATATTTATATCACAGAAGATTAA
- the moaC gene encoding cyclic pyranopterin monophosphate synthase MoaC, translating into MKKLSHLTPQGKIKMVDVGSKPIQKRIATATAELHLQPATVRLLKKKALPKGDALTCAQVAGIQAAKKTSELIPLCHLLALNSIQIEFKLQKDRLKIFAIVSCQEKTGAEMEALTAVAITALTLYDMTKAVDKTMKVTNLRLLAKEKF; encoded by the coding sequence ATGAAAAAATTGTCCCATCTCACGCCCCAAGGAAAAATAAAAATGGTTGATGTGGGGTCCAAACCCATACAAAAACGTATCGCCACTGCCACTGCCGAACTTCATCTTCAACCTGCCACCGTTCGTTTGCTCAAGAAAAAAGCATTACCCAAAGGCGATGCTTTAACCTGCGCGCAGGTGGCCGGCATTCAAGCCGCAAAAAAAACCAGCGAACTCATCCCCCTTTGTCATTTACTTGCACTCAACTCAATTCAAATCGAATTTAAATTACAAAAAGATCGGCTCAAAATTTTTGCTATCGTTTCCTGCCAAGAAAAAACCGGTGCAGAAATGGAGGCTTTAACCGCCGTCGCGATAACTGCTTTAACCCTTTACGACATGACCAAAGCAGTTGATAAAACCATGAAAGTCACAAATCTTCGTTTGCTAGCAAAAGAAAAATTCTAA
- a CDS encoding phosphoribosyltransferase — translation MRFVNRSQAGQALALRLLKYQDKTNTLILGLPRGGVPVGFQMANLLHLPLDILIVRKLGVPGFEELAFGAIASGDVLMLNQEIVQSLNISEMTIQHIVAKERQELERRETLYRGDKPFPSLTDQTIILVDDGLATGASMRAAIRAVRQKKPSTIIVAVPVGALSTCNELQQEADEVICALTPLHFESVGSWYEDFSQTTDEEVRALLKTS, via the coding sequence ATTCGTTTTGTGAATCGCAGCCAAGCCGGTCAAGCGCTCGCCTTGCGCCTGTTGAAATATCAAGACAAAACTAACACCCTGATTTTAGGGCTTCCACGCGGAGGAGTGCCCGTGGGCTTTCAAATGGCTAACCTTTTGCACCTTCCTTTAGATATCCTGATTGTTCGAAAATTGGGCGTGCCTGGATTTGAAGAATTAGCCTTTGGCGCAATTGCTTCGGGTGATGTTCTCATGCTCAACCAGGAAATCGTGCAAAGCTTGAACATTTCTGAAATGACCATTCAACACATTGTCGCAAAAGAACGTCAGGAACTGGAACGCCGCGAAACTCTTTATCGCGGCGATAAACCTTTTCCCTCATTAACCGACCAAACCATTATCCTTGTCGACGATGGTCTTGCCACAGGCGCTAGCATGCGCGCCGCGATCCGTGCCGTGCGCCAAAAAAAGCCCTCAACCATTATCGTTGCCGTTCCCGTAGGCGCGCTTTCTACTTGCAACGAACTTCAACAAGAAGCCGATGAAGTGATTTGCGCTTTGACCCCATTGCATTTTGAAAGTGTCGGAAGCTGGTATGAAGATTTCAGTCAAACCACCGATGAAGAAGTTCGCGCACTACTCAAAACATCTTAA
- a CDS encoding glutamine synthetase family protein, whose product MNLTELKNKIAKKEIDTILIVFPDVFGRLMGKRLTAHYFLDHVAQSGTHGCNYLLTLNMEMDPQDGFDLASWEKGFGDFEMRPDLSTLRMLPWQPGAAFVLCDLHHHENGLVEEAPRTVLRRQIEALGKRGFTSKIASELEFFLFNHTYHEALEKKYFNLIPSSDYRIDYHTMQPLRDEPILRTLRNQMEEAGIPVESSKGEWGCGQHELNFVYNEPLEIADRHALFKQGAKEIAEQNGKCLTFMAKIATQEAGSSCHIHISLWQKNKNLFWDNKKHGGSQLFKHFLGGLMKYSPELCYFYAPTINAYKRYQTASWAPTKMAWAMDNRTVGFRVVGHSEGFRIENRMPGADANPYLAFAAMMVAGMAGIDEKLDCGNAYQGNAYLDKKLASLPKSLAEAAEKLNRSKLARLALGDSVVDFYVHTARLEVQTYNEAVTDWELKRYFERI is encoded by the coding sequence ATGAATCTAACTGAACTAAAAAATAAAATCGCTAAAAAAGAAATCGACACCATCTTAATCGTTTTTCCAGACGTGTTCGGGCGGTTAATGGGCAAGCGTTTGACAGCTCATTATTTTTTAGATCATGTGGCTCAAAGTGGAACACATGGTTGCAACTATCTTCTGACACTCAATATGGAAATGGATCCACAAGACGGTTTTGATCTAGCCAGTTGGGAAAAAGGGTTTGGCGACTTTGAAATGCGCCCGGATCTTTCCACTTTGCGCATGTTACCCTGGCAACCCGGCGCCGCCTTTGTCTTATGCGATCTGCACCACCATGAAAATGGTTTAGTCGAAGAAGCGCCTCGAACTGTCTTACGTCGCCAAATCGAAGCATTGGGAAAACGCGGATTCACCAGCAAAATTGCAAGCGAACTAGAATTTTTTCTTTTCAATCACACCTATCACGAGGCGTTAGAAAAAAAATATTTCAATCTCATCCCCTCCAGCGATTATCGCATCGATTATCATACCATGCAACCCTTACGGGATGAACCGATTTTGCGTACACTTCGCAATCAAATGGAAGAAGCGGGAATTCCAGTCGAATCTTCCAAAGGCGAATGGGGTTGTGGTCAACATGAACTAAACTTTGTTTATAACGAACCTTTGGAAATTGCTGATCGTCATGCTTTGTTCAAACAAGGCGCTAAAGAAATCGCAGAACAAAACGGAAAATGTCTCACTTTCATGGCAAAAATCGCCACGCAAGAAGCCGGCAGTAGTTGTCATATCCACATCAGTTTATGGCAAAAAAATAAAAACCTTTTTTGGGATAATAAAAAACATGGAGGTTCACAGCTATTCAAACATTTTCTTGGCGGTTTAATGAAATATTCTCCAGAACTCTGCTATTTCTACGCGCCGACCATCAACGCTTACAAACGTTATCAAACCGCAAGTTGGGCTCCCACTAAAATGGCATGGGCCATGGACAATCGCACGGTCGGTTTTCGCGTAGTTGGTCATAGTGAAGGATTTCGCATTGAAAACCGTATGCCCGGAGCCGATGCCAATCCTTACCTAGCCTTCGCTGCCATGATGGTTGCCGGCATGGCTGGCATAGACGAAAAACTCGATTGCGGCAACGCATATCAAGGCAACGCTTACCTCGACAAAAAATTAGCCAGCCTGCCCAAATCTCTAGCTGAAGCCGCAGAAAAATTGAATCGCAGCAAACTCGCCCGCCTCGCTCTTGGTGACAGTGTGGTGGATTTCTACGTCCACACCGCGCGCCTTGAAGTGCAAACTTACAATGAAGCTGTCACGGATTGGGAATTAAAACGTTACTTCGAAAGAATTTAA
- the mog gene encoding molybdopterin adenylyltransferase — protein sequence MKIARLTLSDRATQGIYQDESGPEIERVISSIFQESIEWQRCLLPDDLSLIAKKLFHFADKEKCHLILTTGGTGPSARDVTPEATRQVLEKELPGFGEAMRAYSFSKVKTAILSRAIAGVRGPSLIINLPGNPKAIQECLEILGPAIAECLDHISGFRPKLA from the coding sequence ATGAAAATAGCCCGCCTTACCCTTAGCGACCGAGCCACCCAAGGCATTTATCAAGATGAAAGCGGCCCAGAAATAGAACGTGTCATAAGCTCAATTTTTCAAGAATCCATCGAATGGCAACGCTGTCTTTTACCAGATGACTTATCACTCATTGCTAAAAAACTTTTCCACTTTGCTGATAAAGAAAAATGTCATCTCATCCTTACCACGGGCGGCACAGGTCCTTCTGCCCGGGATGTCACTCCCGAGGCAACGCGACAAGTTTTAGAAAAAGAATTGCCCGGTTTTGGAGAGGCGATGCGCGCTTATTCTTTTAGCAAAGTCAAAACCGCTATCTTATCACGAGCAATCGCTGGAGTTCGTGGCCCAAGCTTAATAATCAACCTACCCGGCAACCCCAAAGCCATTCAAGAATGCCTCGAAATTTTAGGACCAGCTATCGCAGAATGTTTGGATCACATCAGCGGATTTCGCCCGAAATTAGCTTAA
- a CDS encoding NCS2 family permease: MKNFVRGDIDGFFGLFIDNLVQLMVIATLCPVLCGLPIDFVTTHILPGAALSILAGNLFYGWQARRLARKTNRNDITALPYGINTPTVFAYIFLIMAPIYRATNNADLAWRAGLFACLLSGIMEILGAFCADWLRRHTPRAALLSALAGVAITFIAMGFIFQIFASPALAILPMLFILVSYTSKLNLPLPAGLTAVLIGTIIAWLLRAFHLPYFTPTTQSYVFNFYFPHITLNDTFSLIKSPMAWQYFSIILPMGLFNIIGSLQNLESAEAAGDSYPTRSSMFINGFGSCVAACLGSPFPTTIYIGHPGWKAMGARSSYSILNGVVITLFCSLGMITLLLNWIPLEATLGILLWIGIIITAQAFQAVPKSHALAVALGLIPTFAAWALQLIETTLQAAGTTLYETIAQFGSALAIHGVIALNQGFLLTSTLLAAFLVFIIEKQWQKAAFTLFIASLLAWLGLIHAYQLTANGIQNSLTLGAAPEFAYTYLASGMAILILSRIVKIRHESPQKNSSR, translated from the coding sequence ATGAAAAACTTCGTCCGTGGCGACATTGACGGATTTTTTGGCCTCTTCATCGATAATCTGGTTCAATTGATGGTGATCGCAACACTTTGTCCGGTGCTCTGCGGATTACCCATCGACTTTGTTACCACACATATTTTACCTGGAGCAGCTCTCTCAATTCTGGCGGGCAATCTTTTTTATGGTTGGCAAGCACGACGTTTAGCTAGGAAAACTAATCGTAACGATATTACCGCCCTTCCGTATGGTATTAACACTCCCACTGTTTTCGCTTACATTTTTTTAATCATGGCGCCGATTTATCGAGCCACCAACAATGCCGACTTAGCTTGGCGCGCGGGTCTCTTTGCCTGCTTACTGAGCGGCATCATGGAAATTCTTGGCGCGTTTTGTGCCGATTGGTTGCGACGTCACACACCACGCGCTGCGTTGCTCTCCGCGCTAGCAGGCGTTGCTATCACTTTCATCGCAATGGGCTTTATCTTTCAAATTTTTGCCTCACCCGCTCTCGCCATTTTACCGATGCTGTTTATTTTAGTCAGTTACACTTCAAAATTGAACCTACCACTTCCCGCAGGTTTAACCGCTGTACTCATTGGCACGATTATCGCATGGTTATTGCGAGCTTTTCATTTGCCTTATTTCACTCCCACTACTCAAAGTTATGTGTTCAATTTTTATTTTCCGCACATTACGCTTAACGATACTTTTTCTTTAATAAAAAGTCCCATGGCTTGGCAATATTTCTCGATTATTTTACCCATGGGACTTTTTAATATCATTGGCTCTTTGCAAAATTTGGAAAGTGCTGAAGCCGCTGGGGACTCTTATCCCACCCGCTCTTCAATGTTTATAAACGGCTTTGGTTCCTGCGTGGCAGCTTGTTTAGGAAGCCCTTTCCCCACCACTATTTATATTGGTCATCCCGGTTGGAAAGCAATGGGGGCTCGCAGCTCTTACTCGATTTTAAATGGCGTTGTCATTACGCTTTTCTGCTCACTTGGCATGATTACGCTTTTACTCAACTGGATTCCTCTCGAAGCGACATTGGGGATTTTACTCTGGATTGGCATCATCATCACCGCACAAGCATTTCAAGCTGTCCCCAAATCACACGCTTTAGCTGTGGCATTAGGACTCATTCCAACCTTTGCCGCCTGGGCGCTACAACTCATTGAAACAACTTTGCAGGCAGCGGGAACTACACTTTATGAAACCATTGCTCAATTTGGTTCGGCACTAGCTATTCATGGCGTAATCGCACTCAATCAAGGTTTCCTTCTCACCAGCACTTTGTTAGCTGCTTTTCTCGTTTTCATTATTGAAAAACAATGGCAAAAAGCAGCGTTCACCCTTTTCATCGCTTCATTACTTGCTTGGCTCGGCTTGATCCACGCTTACCAACTCACTGCCAACGGCATTCAAAACTCGCTCACCCTCGGCGCAGCGCCCGAATTTGCTTACACCTATTTAGCAAGCGGTATGGCTATTTTAATTTTAAGCCGTATAGTAAAAATAAGACATGAGTCGCCTCAAAAAAATTCTTCTCGTTAA